The genomic interval CGCCAAAAGTAATTGGCTGGTACCGAAGATTTGCAAAAAGAAGATCGTAGACCGCTGAATAAGCGTGTCTGTGGGAGTTTGGGTCATCTTTGTAAAAGTAGGGCGACTTGTCAGTCCCGAACTCGGTAGTAAGCCAGCACATGTCGCTGACGCTGTCCGTGGAGTCGATTACGAGCCGGTTCAGACGATCCATTTCAGCCCCTTATTTGTTGATGCCCGACCGCAAGATCCGGTTTGGGTTTTGGCTGGCAGCAGGCAATCTATGGTCTAGCGTGCTAGGAGGCTGCGCCGCTACCCCCGCGGCGCGACGGACTGAAATGGCGATGGCGCGGTGGTTTGAGCCGACCGAGGAGCAGGCGGCCGCATGGAGTGGTTGGGTTGCTCGCCAACACGAGGCTGCGCAGTCCCTACTCGGCGATATCGCCCCTTGGGAACTATACTGGCAGCCCTCAACCGGCCTGATCGTGACGTTTCGAGGGCTGAAAACCGAAGCGCATGAAACTTTTACCGTGTTCGTGAACCTAATTGGGCACGTCCAGCACGACTTTTCGAGCCCTTACTATGGGGCACCCGTGGCTGATCCTAGTGAGATCAAGGCCTACGAGCCCATTTCACGCGACGAGTTGATCGTGCTCGCGTATCGAGCCTCCGGTGATCCAACGGGCGGCGCTTGCCTGGCGCCTGACAGTGGCCGCGGCGGCACACACTAGCACTCAGCGCAGGGATTGGCCGGACCGCCCAGCCCGAGCCTAGCGCCTTCTCGAAAATCGGACCCACCATGCTCCTGCAACGCCTCGCGGTGCGGGCCGCTCTTGCTTGCCATGGAGCCTTCATGTCCCGCCTCGCCTACTATGCCGACTTCGTGTCGATGCCGGCGCTCGCGCTGGCGCTAATCCTGTTCGGCGGCGCGACGCTGCCGGGCATCGCCCTCGGACTCGTCGCCTGGACGCTCGCCGAGTACGTGATCCACCGCGTGCTGTTCCACCGCCTGCCGCTGTTCAAGGCGGGCCATGACGAGCACCATGCCAAGCCGTCGGGCCGCACGGGCGTCACGTCCTGGCACTCGCTCCTCGTGTTCGGCGTGCTGTTCCTGGCGCTGCCGGCGGGCGTGCTGGCCGGGCTCGCCCTTGGGTATCTGGCCTACATCGCGGCCCATCACGCCGTGCATCACTGGCGGATCGCGCCGGGCCACGTGCTCTACGGCCTCAAGATCCGGCACGCGATGCACCACCGCGGAGACGAGGTGAACTTCGGCGTGGTCACCACAGCCTGGGATCGGGTGTTCGGGACGTACCGGCCTATCCGATCAAAACCCGGTCAAGTCTAGTCCACTCGCTAAGTCCCTGATCTGGAACGCTTACTCGTTCGACAAAAGCGCCCGATCAAGCGCCTGTCAAAAACTAGCCCACCCAAAAACCCGGAGACCACGATGGCCGCGAGCCTGAACCGCGCCGCCTTCTACGCGGCCGTGCGCGCATCCCTGTTCGGCGGGCGCCTGAAGGCGTCGCAGGTCGCCGGCATGGATGCGATCTTCGACGCCGCGCCGTCCCTGCTTGGCACCACGTCGCTCGGCTACGCGCTGGCCACCACGTTCCATGAGACGGCGCGCACCATGCAGCCGATCGAGGAGTACGGCCGCGGGAAAGGTCGCGCCTACGGCCCCACCGGCTTCTGGGGGCGCGGCTTCGTGCAGCTCACCTGGGAGACGAATTACGCCAAGGCGACCACCCGC from Methylobacterium sp. AMS5 carries:
- a CDS encoding sterol desaturase family protein codes for the protein MSRLAYYADFVSMPALALALILFGGATLPGIALGLVAWTLAEYVIHRVLFHRLPLFKAGHDEHHAKPSGRTGVTSWHSLLVFGVLFLALPAGVLAGLALGYLAYIAAHHAVHHWRIAPGHVLYGLKIRHAMHHRGDEVNFGVVTTAWDRVFGTYRPIRSKPGQV